In one window of Hevea brasiliensis isolate MT/VB/25A 57/8 chromosome 10, ASM3005281v1, whole genome shotgun sequence DNA:
- the LOC110646037 gene encoding myb-related protein 315-like, translated as MGRKPCCEKVGLKRGPWAIEEDQKLMNFILNNGIQCWRLVPKLAGLLRCGKSCRLRWMNYLRPDLKRGALTEAEEDQIIELHSRLGNRWSKIAAHFPGRTDNEIKNQWNTRIKKKLKLRGMDPKNHKPVEKDKDFASEEGSLQPAEPSKEELKLQDNNPGSKGNNQMENDQVDNCCSSGQDSNLVQTNATSSKDLDAAGSILTPRTDQSESFSSRIDESILQEDSYQHWIDNVEDFLLSWDGFSNLEEIFHLDSHQ; from the exons ATGGGAAGAAAACCTTGCTGTGAGAAAGTTGGATTGAAGAGAGGTCCATGGGCTATTGAAGAAGATCAAAAGCTCATGAATTTCATCCTCAACAATGGGATTCAATGCTGGCGACTTGTCCCTAAATTagcag GCTTGTTAAGGTGTGGAAAGAGTTGCAGATTGAGATGGATGAATTATCTGAGGCCTGATCTCAAGAGGGGAGCATTGACAGAAGCTGAAGAAGATCAAATAATCGAACTTCATTCCCGTTTGGGTAACAG GTGGTCCAAGATTGCTGCACATTTCCCAGGTCGTACAGACAATGAGATTAAAAACCAATGGAATACCAGAATCAAGAAGAAACTAAAGCTCCGTGGTATGGACCCCAAAAACCACAAGCCTGTTGAGAAAGATAAGGATTTTGCATCAGAAGAAGGCAGTCTGCAACCTGCAGAACCCTCCAAGGAAGAGTTGAAATTGCAGGATAATAATCCAGGCTCCAAGGGTAATAATCAGATGGAAAATGATCAGGTGGACAATTGTTGCTCTTCAGGACAGGATTCCAACTTAGTCCAAACAAATGCAACTTCGAGCAAAGACTTGGATGCTGCAGGATCTATTTTGACCCCACGTACCGATCAATCTGAATCATTTTCTTCAAGAATTGACGAATCTATCCTGCAAGAAGATTCTTATCAACATTGGATTGATAATGTGGAGGACTTTTTGCTTTCATGGGATGGGTTTAGTAATCTGGAAGAGATTTTTCATTTGGACAGTCATCAATAA